The Paenibacillus sp. MBLB1832 genome has a window encoding:
- a CDS encoding sensor histidine kinase produces MKTAIGYISRWKISIKVKMVLAFLAVSVLSVLMVGGFSNYIYSDAVEKEFYSISNEATVRLNYHLDYYYRQLQQSTHSLISSERIQNWLTSPNYTNEDIQNVEKELRSYLALNYSETQGMFLISRSQPVVSMAQSFAKLDHLMNEPWYSMPLSGNLEILPTHIAKYQIANGRPVVSIFLPIFDKSTLDLIGRLVVDVSLQEIKRSFQSSRLGSTGTFFIVSQQNTIVYHPNEEWDGLPMAQTPLSSLRIPDDQSAAKQRYQGKNYLVASSRSAVTGWRIVSMVPFDEVAVGLSAARISMLVVLLLITMLVLIVVPLVTNRFIKPILTLRSLMRQVGQGDLTVQTESVTGQDEIQQLSHSFNQMVKRLDQLIITNTGLQLKEMKAQLMQKEAFIKALQNQINPHLLYNTLGIIKGMAYLEKVPVIERMARNLADVYRYTTKFTEMEVRLEEELGHLTKYLEIIHTRFPKHFQSQCFFNEKFLQLRVVKFILQPIVENAVKYAIEPRGGEGAVIVSAYDEGPDLIIEIADNGPGIEEEVLLRIREQLDEISANVDEHYGKGESLGISNVHARLVLKYGSKYGVTLTSFAGRGTVVSLRLPLAPFGSK; encoded by the coding sequence ATGAAGACAGCCATCGGCTATATCTCCCGATGGAAAATTTCGATCAAGGTGAAGATGGTTCTTGCTTTTCTCGCGGTGAGTGTACTCTCCGTGTTGATGGTAGGCGGGTTCTCCAATTATATCTACAGCGATGCGGTAGAGAAAGAGTTCTACAGCATTTCCAACGAAGCCACCGTTCGCTTGAATTATCATCTGGATTATTACTATCGGCAGCTGCAGCAGTCGACGCATTCGTTGATTTCGAGCGAGCGTATCCAGAATTGGCTGACCAGTCCTAATTATACCAATGAGGATATTCAGAACGTGGAGAAGGAGCTTAGGAGCTACCTTGCGCTCAATTATTCCGAAACGCAGGGGATGTTTCTGATCTCCAGATCCCAACCGGTCGTATCGATGGCTCAATCGTTCGCCAAGCTGGACCATTTGATGAACGAGCCGTGGTACAGCATGCCGTTATCCGGTAATTTGGAAATCCTGCCTACGCATATTGCCAAATATCAAATTGCCAATGGAAGACCCGTGGTTTCCATCTTTTTGCCGATTTTTGATAAGAGCACATTGGATCTAATCGGAAGGCTGGTAGTGGACGTCTCCTTGCAGGAAATCAAGCGCTCTTTCCAAAGCTCCAGACTGGGCAGCACAGGAACTTTTTTTATCGTGTCCCAGCAAAATACTATCGTGTACCACCCCAATGAGGAGTGGGATGGACTTCCGATGGCGCAGACGCCGCTTTCTTCCTTGCGGATACCGGACGATCAGTCGGCCGCCAAGCAGCGGTATCAGGGCAAGAATTATTTAGTAGCCAGCTCCCGTTCCGCGGTTACCGGCTGGCGAATCGTTTCCATGGTGCCCTTCGATGAAGTGGCGGTTGGCCTTAGCGCGGCGCGAATTTCGATGTTAGTCGTGCTGCTTCTTATCACCATGCTCGTGCTTATCGTCGTTCCTTTGGTGACGAATCGTTTCATCAAGCCGATTCTGACCTTGCGCAGCTTGATGAGGCAGGTGGGACAGGGAGATCTTACTGTGCAGACAGAATCGGTTACCGGTCAAGATGAAATCCAGCAGCTGTCTCACAGCTTCAACCAGATGGTTAAGCGGCTGGATCAATTGATTATTACCAATACGGGACTTCAGCTCAAGGAAATGAAGGCGCAGCTTATGCAGAAGGAGGCGTTCATCAAGGCGCTGCAGAATCAGATCAATCCCCACCTGCTCTATAACACGCTAGGCATCATTAAAGGGATGGCTTATTTGGAGAAGGTTCCCGTCATCGAGCGGATGGCGCGTAATTTAGCGGATGTGTACCGGTATACGACCAAGTTTACGGAGATGGAGGTTAGGCTGGAGGAAGAGCTTGGCCATTTGACTAAATACCTTGAAATTATACACACCCGATTTCCGAAGCATTTTCAGAGCCAATGTTTTTTCAATGAGAAGTTTTTACAGCTTCGGGTCGTTAAATTTATACTGCAGCCGATCGTGGAGAACGCGGTGAAGTATGCCATTGAACCCAGAGGCGGAGAAGGCGCGGTTATCGTCAGCGCTTATGACGAGGGTCCGGATCTCATCATCGAGATAGCGGATAACGGGCCGGGGATTGAAGAGGAGGTCTTGCTGCGAATCCGCGAGCAATTGGACGAAATTTCAGCCAATGTTGACGAGCATTACGGAAAGGGAGAATCACTGGGCATCTCGAATGTTCACGCCCGGCTTGTACTCAAATACGGCAGTAAATACGGCGTGACACTCACATCCTTTGCCGGGAGAGGTACCGTGGTATCGCTGCGATTGCCTCTAGCCCCATTCGGGTCGAAGTGA
- a CDS encoding response regulator transcription factor has translation MFQVLVAEDELWIRDAVVEMVESMHPQFHVVGEASNGEEAWNFINEHWPSIVITDIMMPKKTGLWLIEQIYELNLPVVVIVVSGYDNFQYAKQAMRYGITEYLLKPVDEVELQSALNRSTKRLEQMTELHEGYLTIQSFIEQLPEMSPKTLSQQINSLLTLILKQRAVSPSKVKSLLTILSMKLNELFQAMIPEFAPTPLTEEDEQGIRKHFTGLLDMWLIASPKYEAQQYKNSIKQVCDYIDSHYYENFTLARLADMSHMSVSYFSLLFKKTTGQTFLNYLNEVRLQKAKELLQEPDLKIYEIADMVGYTSLPYFNRIFKQIITITPVEYRKRLGL, from the coding sequence ATGTTTCAAGTACTGGTGGCCGAGGATGAGCTGTGGATTCGCGATGCCGTCGTCGAGATGGTCGAGAGCATGCATCCCCAATTCCATGTTGTTGGAGAGGCAAGCAACGGGGAAGAGGCCTGGAACTTTATCAATGAGCATTGGCCCAGCATTGTAATTACGGACATTATGATGCCCAAAAAAACAGGACTGTGGCTCATCGAACAAATTTATGAATTGAATTTACCTGTTGTTGTGATTGTTGTAAGCGGTTACGACAATTTTCAGTATGCAAAGCAGGCGATGCGCTACGGTATCACGGAATATTTGCTGAAACCGGTGGATGAAGTCGAGCTTCAAAGCGCTTTGAATCGCTCGACCAAACGGCTTGAGCAGATGACAGAACTGCATGAGGGGTATTTGACCATTCAATCTTTTATTGAACAGCTGCCGGAAATGAGCCCCAAAACGCTGTCTCAGCAGATTAATTCGTTGTTGACTCTCATTCTAAAGCAGAGGGCGGTATCACCCAGCAAGGTCAAGAGTCTATTGACTATCCTCAGTATGAAGCTCAATGAACTGTTTCAAGCGATGATTCCGGAGTTCGCCCCGACCCCTCTCACGGAGGAGGACGAGCAGGGGATCCGCAAGCACTTTACGGGGTTATTGGATATGTGGCTGATCGCATCTCCTAAATACGAAGCCCAGCAGTATAAAAACTCGATTAAACAAGTATGCGACTATATCGATTCGCATTATTATGAGAATTTTACGCTCGCCCGTCTCGCGGACATGTCGCATATGAGCGTTTCCTACTTCAGCTTGCTGTTTAAGAAAACAACCGGACAAACCTTTTTGAATTATCTTAATGAAGTTCGTCTGCAGAAAGCCAAGGAGCTGCTGCAGGAGCCGGATTTGAAAATTTACGAGATCGCGGATATGGTAGGCTACACCTCGCTGCCTTATTTCAATCGGATATTCAAACAAATCATCACGATTACCCCCGTGGAGTATAGAAAGCGTCTAGGATTATGA
- a CDS encoding type 2 periplasmic-binding domain-containing protein, with product MKKWIKSTAAMVLTASMFAGCSSPGAISTQSGGNSSSAPQATSGAADKFKEKLSLNLMSITYEGGGWPDKHPMIDFLNKKFNVDLKFQWVPSDTYKEKLGVLAASNSFPDAFFIDMNDFLKWRDKGVFLDVKPLLANYPNLTKDIKPETFALGNPSGKALGVPLYTPETRDTLVIRKDWLDKLGLKYPTNTDELYNVAKAFTKNDPDGNGKDDTIGFSTAITGGTSFSRLDYLKFAFGLANGWKEVNGALVSWQTQNKELKDFLGYLRKAYAEGILDKDFAVNKETDPSVKAEANKLGIHQLVATAIYAEGSAGSELNVKKTAPNAQWMTGAPPKGPTGLQGVGTGASSSKVVINAKIDKNKQERILAILDYLSTDEGDILNKSGVEGIHYKKTTDNKYEKLEAFDKDRPFIVGFWFFRKSNPLTTYRLWDDPAYAKRINGIFEENAKYANPNKGVGVYSETAAKSGNSLDQKLMSEMVKYIIGEIPAEGIDKAIDDWKKNGGDKIIEEMNTAYKAMK from the coding sequence ATGAAGAAATGGATTAAATCTACCGCAGCCATGGTACTGACGGCTAGTATGTTTGCCGGATGCTCATCACCAGGAGCGATATCAACGCAGTCAGGCGGTAATTCTTCGTCAGCGCCGCAAGCGACGTCAGGGGCTGCAGATAAATTCAAAGAGAAGCTGAGCCTTAATCTGATGAGTATCACCTACGAAGGCGGAGGCTGGCCTGACAAACATCCGATGATTGACTTTTTGAATAAAAAGTTCAATGTCGATCTGAAATTCCAATGGGTTCCATCGGATACCTACAAGGAGAAGTTGGGTGTTCTTGCCGCCTCCAACTCATTTCCTGACGCTTTCTTTATCGACATGAACGATTTTCTAAAGTGGCGCGATAAAGGCGTGTTCTTGGATGTCAAGCCGCTGCTGGCCAATTATCCTAATCTCACCAAGGATATTAAGCCGGAAACGTTCGCTCTCGGCAATCCGAGCGGCAAAGCGTTGGGTGTTCCTCTCTACACGCCTGAAACTCGCGATACATTGGTTATCCGTAAGGATTGGCTCGATAAGCTGGGTCTCAAATACCCTACAAACACCGATGAGCTGTACAATGTGGCCAAGGCCTTTACCAAAAACGATCCGGACGGGAACGGCAAAGACGATACGATCGGCTTCTCGACCGCGATCACCGGGGGTACGAGCTTCAGCAGATTGGATTACCTGAAGTTTGCTTTTGGCCTCGCGAATGGCTGGAAAGAGGTTAACGGCGCCTTGGTTTCATGGCAAACACAGAACAAGGAATTGAAGGATTTCCTAGGCTATTTGCGTAAGGCCTATGCCGAAGGTATTCTGGATAAAGATTTTGCCGTCAATAAGGAAACCGATCCCAGCGTCAAGGCGGAAGCCAATAAATTGGGAATCCATCAGCTGGTGGCCACCGCGATTTACGCCGAAGGCTCCGCCGGCTCGGAGCTCAACGTCAAGAAGACGGCGCCGAATGCGCAGTGGATGACAGGTGCTCCTCCTAAAGGGCCGACCGGTCTCCAAGGCGTTGGAACGGGAGCCTCTTCAAGCAAGGTCGTCATCAATGCCAAGATTGACAAGAACAAGCAGGAACGAATCCTCGCCATTCTGGATTATTTGAGTACCGATGAAGGCGATATTTTGAACAAGAGCGGAGTAGAGGGAATTCATTACAAGAAAACTACAGACAATAAATACGAGAAGCTGGAGGCATTTGATAAAGACCGTCCTTTCATTGTGGGCTTCTGGTTTTTCCGCAAATCCAATCCGTTAACGACCTATCGGTTATGGGATGACCCGGCTTATGCGAAAAGGATCAATGGTATTTTTGAAGAAAATGCGAAGTATGCCAATCCTAATAAAGGAGTAGGCGTGTATTCGGAGACCGCGGCCAAATCCGGAAATTCCCTGGATCAAAAATTGATGAGCGAAATGGTCAAATACATCATCGGTGAGATCCCTGCGGAAGGGATCGATAAAGCGATTGACGATTGGAAGAAGAATGGCGGCGACAAGATTATAGAAGAAATGAACACGGCTTACAAAGCGATGAAATAA
- a CDS encoding CBM96 family carbohydrate-binding protein — protein sequence MNGKAWSKKLTRALVASILAITLAAPITGGTKQVSAAPAAISAAEMMTFMGRGTNLGNTFEMFTPGAAQPRDYVSAKSVIDAFIGAGYTTIRMPIRWEVPKDVDANGNRLYPDRITSTGTIIQTSPDVVTYKNLVNYILHTVNPQRASQGLKEIVVIVNSHHENWFYDDATDLINGSSYTANINKLKTMWQGITDMFADAPSTLVFEVLNEPHNIMNGNTKCVSGQQNCACPAPQSEFDAEAARESLAIQTVVDMNKQVYNTIRSYTNSSGQAVHEKRVIMFGGIHYNAGEFLAKTYASASDLPDGSGTDKYLMGTYHLYQSLTKKTKALVNGQCVVQSYDSYDWRAAITDKMQQVYEEFSQKYNIPVFLGEFGQTYWYELKGVAGSGFSTNKNEPIDPERQDLYRFISDESVKRNMAIAVWDDNGDYTVYKRSAGTFNSLLDDVFGDGTVSKVCLNPSNDASIRGGSNGNGNYGSDLKLEVKNDPNADYDREIFLKFPVGELNKSLITNAKLRLYGKNVTSSSDVTLSVFGAYSNWGEGTITWNNQPYVNPAVFGSFTVNGTERYYEFDVTNYVKSQGTSASVAIRKPVTDANRVEFQSKESASLRPQLIITH from the coding sequence ATGAATGGAAAAGCATGGTCAAAGAAGCTCACCCGAGCTCTCGTAGCTTCGATTCTGGCGATCACACTGGCAGCACCCATAACCGGTGGCACGAAACAAGTAAGCGCAGCGCCTGCAGCCATCTCCGCTGCGGAGATGATGACCTTCATGGGCAGGGGGACCAATCTTGGAAATACCTTCGAAATGTTCACTCCCGGTGCTGCACAGCCTAGGGACTATGTGTCTGCCAAGTCGGTCATTGATGCGTTCATCGGGGCTGGCTACACGACGATTCGTATGCCGATTCGCTGGGAGGTGCCTAAGGACGTGGACGCGAACGGCAATCGGCTCTATCCCGACCGGATCACCTCCACCGGTACCATCATCCAGACCAGCCCTGATGTGGTGACCTACAAGAATCTGGTGAATTATATCCTTCATACCGTGAACCCTCAGCGGGCCAGCCAGGGCTTGAAGGAAATCGTCGTCATCGTGAATTCGCACCATGAAAATTGGTTCTATGATGATGCGACAGATCTGATCAACGGCTCCAGCTATACCGCGAATATCAACAAGCTGAAGACCATGTGGCAGGGCATTACTGATATGTTCGCCGATGCGCCGAGCACCCTTGTATTCGAGGTTCTCAACGAGCCCCATAACATCATGAACGGTAATACGAAGTGCGTCAGCGGCCAACAAAATTGTGCCTGCCCGGCACCTCAGAGTGAATTCGACGCGGAGGCGGCGAGAGAAAGCTTGGCCATCCAGACGGTTGTTGATATGAATAAACAGGTGTATAACACCATCCGCAGCTACACGAATAGCTCCGGTCAAGCTGTGCATGAGAAGCGTGTCATTATGTTCGGTGGTATTCACTACAATGCAGGCGAATTTCTGGCAAAGACCTACGCCTCGGCCTCTGACCTGCCGGATGGCTCAGGTACCGATAAGTATTTGATGGGAACGTACCACCTCTATCAATCTCTTACGAAAAAAACAAAAGCATTGGTTAACGGACAATGTGTTGTTCAAAGCTACGACAGCTATGATTGGAGAGCTGCAATTACCGATAAGATGCAGCAAGTATACGAGGAGTTCTCTCAGAAGTACAACATTCCAGTATTCCTCGGCGAATTCGGGCAAACCTACTGGTACGAATTGAAGGGTGTAGCGGGCTCTGGATTCTCTACGAACAAGAATGAGCCGATTGACCCGGAACGACAGGATCTGTACCGCTTCATCTCGGATGAGTCTGTCAAACGGAACATGGCTATAGCGGTATGGGACGATAATGGGGACTATACGGTATACAAGCGGTCTGCGGGAACCTTTAACAGCCTGCTGGATGATGTGTTCGGCGACGGTACGGTCTCTAAGGTCTGCCTCAACCCGTCCAACGATGCATCCATTCGCGGGGGCAGCAATGGGAACGGCAACTATGGCTCTGATTTGAAGCTTGAGGTAAAGAACGATCCGAACGCAGATTATGATCGAGAAATCTTCTTGAAGTTTCCTGTCGGAGAGCTGAACAAGAGCCTTATTACCAATGCGAAGCTAAGATTGTATGGTAAGAATGTCACCAGCAGCAGTGATGTGACACTGTCCGTATTCGGCGCTTACAGTAACTGGGGCGAGGGGACGATCACTTGGAACAACCAGCCTTATGTGAATCCTGCCGTGTTCGGCTCGTTTACTGTCAATGGAACAGAAAGATATTACGAGTTTGATGTAACGAATTATGTGAAATCTCAAGGTACTAGCGCTTCCGTTGCAATCAGGAAGCCAGTGACTGATGCCAATCGTGTCGAATTCCAAAGCAAGGAAAGTGCTTCACTTAGACCGCAGCTGATCATTACTCATTAA
- a CDS encoding extracellular solute-binding protein — protein MDVVSQKIPYHDQYFQGKAAMLPTGPWMITEAGGTDKIPATFVSAFAPWPTNNKGEEVNSFGGADPLVISSNSKHKQEAFPVNVGEGINGPALGMEERGCCEGAGGDHQDDEVAGQNRQGSLIHVHNVWKLPNRLCLHLTAVMSRKPSFPKRRITC, from the coding sequence ATTGATGTCGTATCGCAGAAAATTCCTTACCACGATCAGTACTTCCAAGGGAAGGCAGCTATGCTTCCGACGGGTCCGTGGATGATCACCGAGGCAGGAGGCACGGACAAGATACCGGCTACATTCGTATCGGCCTTCGCTCCATGGCCGACTAATAATAAAGGCGAAGAGGTCAATTCCTTCGGAGGTGCCGACCCGCTGGTCATCTCCTCCAATTCCAAGCATAAGCAGGAAGCGTTTCCTGTCAACGTAGGGGAAGGGATTAACGGGCCAGCTCTCGGCATGGAAGAACGCGGATGTTGCGAAGGAGCTGGTGGAGATCATCAAGACGACGAAGTCGCCGGACAAAATCGACAAGGCTCTCTCATCCATGTACATAACGTATGGAAGCTCCCAAACCGGTTGTGCCTCCATCTTACAGCGGTGATGTCGAGAAAGCCTTCATTTCCCAAGAGGAGAATTACCTGCTAG
- a CDS encoding heparinase II/III family protein, whose amino-acid sequence MISLYKLYSESNLDDYLLSQTKYRPFPDVSQRREWEKLNDNIRKSVIAEGEKYLNFNWPSLTASMYMEFSHNGNRTRYDNPYHARRRAVTSLALAECVENVGRFIKDLIDGVWLISEESNWVISAHNKMSQEKHPNLPDILNQPGIDLFAAETGNLLSWVHYLLRSVLDEINPLIAERIRYEVHRRILEPYLERVDFWWMGLRDEDQHLNNWTPWCTSNCLSVVLLMEEDTDRRRIAVRKALLGIDRYVGNQPTDGGCDEGPGYWNKAGASLFDCLEMLYEATNGKFNVYNESWIHQVGQYIYKAYINDRYFLNFADGFHQIFVEADLVYRYGTRIADNNMIALGIEANRMFGSEGWKNMKFLSFLRVLPALFNYRRIENDRKLLTFSKSIWMEQIQVMAARETGKSNQGLYLAMKGGHNNERHNHNDVGHFVVYADGNPFLIDVGVEEYTAKTFSSDRYEIWTMQSGYHSLPTINECMQQDGSNFRALYLHYEESDEKTGLMLELAGTYPEEAGIISWTRSCRMVRWPKAMVELEEHYIFSSEAENQFTLNFMTCYEPVIVVEGTINLLGNQKTVLSMNYAGDQFTAEIETIVLEDNKLSNAWGKCLYRVVLKPITLNRSGSHTIRFWQL is encoded by the coding sequence ATGATAAGTCTATATAAACTTTACTCAGAGTCGAACTTAGACGATTATTTGTTATCCCAGACAAAGTATCGTCCCTTTCCCGACGTTAGTCAAAGAAGAGAGTGGGAAAAACTAAATGATAACATTCGAAAATCTGTCATTGCTGAAGGTGAGAAATACTTAAATTTTAACTGGCCTTCTTTAACTGCATCAATGTATATGGAATTTTCACATAATGGCAACCGCACAAGGTACGACAATCCTTATCACGCGAGAAGGAGAGCTGTTACTAGTCTTGCTCTTGCTGAATGTGTGGAGAATGTGGGACGTTTTATCAAAGATCTTATCGATGGTGTGTGGTTGATAAGTGAAGAATCGAATTGGGTCATTTCAGCTCACAACAAAATGTCACAGGAAAAGCATCCTAATTTACCAGATATCTTAAACCAGCCTGGGATCGACTTGTTTGCGGCCGAAACAGGAAATTTGTTATCATGGGTACATTATTTGTTACGTTCTGTATTGGATGAAATCAATCCTCTGATTGCTGAAAGGATCCGTTACGAAGTGCATCGACGAATCCTTGAACCATACTTAGAGCGTGTAGATTTTTGGTGGATGGGGTTACGAGATGAAGATCAACATCTAAATAATTGGACGCCTTGGTGCACCTCCAATTGTTTAAGTGTTGTTTTGCTAATGGAGGAAGATACGGATCGCAGACGGATTGCAGTACGTAAAGCGTTGCTAGGTATCGATCGGTATGTGGGTAACCAACCAACAGATGGCGGATGTGATGAGGGGCCAGGATATTGGAACAAAGCGGGGGCTTCACTATTTGATTGTTTGGAAATGCTATACGAAGCAACAAATGGAAAATTCAACGTATATAATGAATCATGGATTCATCAAGTAGGGCAGTATATTTATAAAGCATATATTAATGATAGATATTTTCTTAACTTTGCAGATGGATTTCATCAGATTTTTGTAGAAGCAGATTTGGTATATCGGTATGGAACTCGAATAGCAGATAACAATATGATCGCTCTAGGCATAGAGGCCAACCGTATGTTTGGTAGTGAAGGCTGGAAAAACATGAAATTCTTATCTTTTTTGCGCGTATTACCAGCTCTTTTTAATTACCGGCGAATCGAGAATGATAGAAAGCTATTAACATTCAGTAAATCGATATGGATGGAACAAATCCAAGTTATGGCGGCACGCGAGACAGGCAAATCAAATCAAGGGTTGTACCTCGCCATGAAAGGCGGGCACAACAACGAAAGACATAATCATAATGATGTTGGACACTTTGTCGTTTATGCAGATGGGAATCCTTTTCTAATTGATGTTGGAGTGGAAGAGTATACCGCGAAAACCTTTAGTTCTGATCGATATGAGATCTGGACAATGCAATCTGGCTATCATAGCTTACCGACAATCAATGAATGCATGCAACAGGATGGAAGCAACTTCCGTGCCTTATATCTTCACTATGAGGAAAGTGACGAAAAAACAGGACTAATGCTTGAGTTAGCGGGAACTTATCCGGAGGAAGCCGGCATAATCTCATGGACGCGCAGCTGCCGAATGGTGCGATGGCCGAAAGCTATGGTGGAGTTAGAGGAGCACTACATATTTTCAAGTGAGGCGGAGAACCAGTTTACTCTGAACTTCATGACTTGCTACGAACCCGTGATTGTGGTCGAAGGAACAATAAATTTGCTAGGAAATCAAAAAACTGTGTTATCCATGAATTATGCCGGTGATCAATTTACTGCCGAAATAGAGACGATTGTGCTTGAGGACAATAAACTAAGTAATGCTTGGGGAAAATGTCTTTACAGGGTTGTTCTTAAGCCGATTACTCTCAACCGGTCAGGAAGTCATACCATTCGGTTTTGGCAGTTATAA
- a CDS encoding carbohydrate ABC transporter permease, producing MDKNYGISEKSLDIFVYAVLSLLILVTLYPLLYVAFASVSEASKLVAHRGFLYTPLGFSLEAYKGVFKNPGILRGYQNTFFILIFGVTLNLFLTGLGAYVLSRKNVFWNKMFMIVIVLTMFFNGGLIPLYLVVKGVGLIDSLWSVIFPFAISTFNLIIMRTAFQSIPDSLEESAKIDGANHFTIFFRIIVPLSMPVIAVMILYYTVDKWNGWFYASIFLKDTKLYPLQLVLREILIANSTESMASAASNQDKFQIGETIKYATIMVATVPVLCVYPFVQKYFVKGAMVGSLKG from the coding sequence ATGGATAAAAATTATGGCATATCAGAAAAGTCGCTTGATATTTTTGTATACGCGGTATTATCCCTTCTTATATTAGTTACTCTGTATCCACTGCTATATGTTGCATTTGCATCAGTGAGTGAAGCAAGCAAGCTTGTTGCACATCGTGGCTTTCTGTATACGCCACTCGGGTTTAGTTTGGAAGCTTACAAAGGTGTATTCAAAAATCCGGGCATTCTAAGAGGTTACCAAAACACTTTTTTTATTCTCATTTTTGGGGTCACTTTAAATCTATTTTTGACCGGGCTCGGTGCATATGTACTCTCACGAAAAAATGTTTTTTGGAACAAAATGTTTATGATTGTAATTGTTTTGACGATGTTTTTTAACGGCGGGTTAATTCCCCTTTATTTAGTGGTCAAAGGCGTTGGTCTCATTGATTCATTATGGTCAGTCATCTTCCCTTTTGCGATCAGCACGTTTAATCTGATTATTATGAGAACTGCTTTTCAGTCCATTCCAGATAGTCTGGAAGAATCCGCCAAAATTGACGGTGCAAATCATTTCACCATATTCTTTCGAATCATCGTACCGTTATCAATGCCCGTTATCGCGGTAATGATTCTCTATTATACTGTAGACAAATGGAACGGATGGTTTTATGCTTCCATTTTTCTTAAAGATACTAAACTATATCCTCTGCAGCTCGTGCTGCGCGAGATTCTAATTGCCAATTCGACGGAGAGTATGGCGTCAGCTGCTTCCAATCAAGATAAATTTCAGATTGGCGAAACAATAAAGTATGCAACCATTATGGTTGCCACGGTACCCGTTCTGTGCGTGTATCCATTTGTACAAAAATATTTTGTAAAGGGTGCAATGGTTGGATCTCTTAAGGGGTAG
- a CDS encoding ABC transporter permease, whose protein sequence is MRDFAINKYLYLMMLPVIAYYVIFHYAPLYGTLLAFKDYSPAKGIAGSEWIGLANFKDFFTSFYFWRILKNTVIISLYTLIFEFPAPILLALLLNEVRSKYFKRVAQTVTYMPYFISLVVICGMIVSFTNADGVINNVFTYLGYDGQAMLQKAGLFRPIYVLSEIWQRIGWESIIYMAALTGIDQEQYEAARMDGASRFKMITHITVPGIMPTISIMFILRIGNMLNVGFEKIILLYNSLTYETADVIASFVYRKGLLEFNWSYSTAVGIFNSIVNLALLIIANRITRKISESSLW, encoded by the coding sequence ATGCGTGACTTCGCTATAAACAAATACCTATATTTGATGATGCTGCCGGTTATTGCCTACTACGTAATTTTCCATTACGCGCCTCTATATGGCACATTATTGGCATTTAAAGATTATTCACCCGCTAAAGGTATTGCCGGAAGTGAGTGGATAGGTCTAGCTAATTTTAAAGATTTTTTTACTTCATTTTATTTTTGGAGAATTCTTAAAAATACCGTCATTATTAGTTTGTATACTTTGATCTTCGAATTTCCTGCTCCAATCTTACTCGCCCTACTGCTCAATGAGGTCCGGAGTAAGTACTTTAAACGTGTTGCTCAAACCGTTACCTATATGCCTTATTTCATCTCACTTGTTGTAATCTGTGGCATGATTGTTAGCTTCACTAACGCAGACGGAGTCATCAATAATGTATTCACATATTTGGGTTATGATGGACAAGCGATGCTGCAAAAGGCTGGTTTATTTCGTCCAATCTATGTATTATCTGAAATTTGGCAAAGAATTGGTTGGGAATCGATTATATATATGGCAGCTTTAACTGGTATTGATCAAGAACAATATGAGGCTGCACGGATGGATGGTGCAAGCCGATTTAAGATGATTACCCATATTACAGTGCCAGGCATTATGCCGACGATATCGATTATGTTCATCTTAAGAATCGGTAATATGTTGAATGTAGGATTCGAAAAAATCATCCTGTTGTATAACTCGTTAACTTACGAAACGGCAGATGTGATTGCGTCATTCGTTTACCGAAAAGGGTTACTTGAATTTAACTGGAGCTACAGCACCGCGGTGGGGATATTCAATTCTATTGTCAACCTGGCATTGCTGATAATTGCGAATCGAATTACACGCAAAATTAGCGAAAGTAGTCTTTGGTAG